From a single Paraburkholderia sp. FT54 genomic region:
- a CDS encoding acyl-CoA dehydrogenase family protein → MDLKFTSEEEAFRACVVRFLKEKLPERLSRKVGSGLRLTRADMAEWHAILNEQGWLANHWPEQYGGPGWNAVQKFIFENECALADAPRIVPFGVNMLGPVLIKYGSEAQKRYWLPRILDGSDWWCQGYSEPGSGSDLASVKTTAVRGIDGEGEHYIVNGQKTWTTLGQHANMIFCLVRTATDVRKQEGISFLLVDMNSPGVEVRPIITLEGEHEINEVFFTDVRVPAANLVGEENKGWTVAKYLLTYERTNIAGVGFSVATLARLRRAATKVTRNGRPLADDPLFSARLARVEIDLENMKTTNLRVIAAVAGGGVPGAERSMLKIRGTEIRQELSSLMRRAMGPHAQPFIEEALHEGYDEASVGPKEAASAAALYFNNRKLSIFGGSNEIQKNIISKMILGR, encoded by the coding sequence ATGGATCTGAAATTCACTTCTGAGGAAGAAGCCTTTCGCGCGTGCGTCGTGCGCTTCCTGAAAGAGAAGCTTCCCGAGAGGCTTTCCCGCAAGGTCGGCAGCGGCTTGCGCCTCACACGCGCCGACATGGCCGAATGGCATGCCATCCTGAACGAACAGGGCTGGCTCGCGAATCACTGGCCCGAACAATATGGCGGCCCAGGATGGAATGCCGTGCAGAAGTTCATCTTCGAAAATGAATGTGCGCTTGCGGACGCACCGCGCATCGTGCCGTTTGGCGTGAACATGCTTGGGCCTGTGCTCATCAAGTACGGCAGCGAAGCGCAGAAGCGCTACTGGCTGCCGCGCATTCTCGATGGCTCCGATTGGTGGTGCCAGGGCTATTCGGAGCCGGGTTCGGGTTCCGACCTCGCGTCCGTGAAGACAACCGCAGTGCGCGGCATCGACGGAGAAGGGGAGCACTATATCGTCAACGGCCAGAAGACCTGGACCACGCTGGGCCAGCACGCGAACATGATCTTCTGCCTCGTACGCACCGCAACCGACGTGCGCAAGCAGGAGGGCATCAGCTTCCTGCTCGTGGACATGAACAGCCCGGGCGTCGAAGTGCGTCCGATCATCACGCTCGAAGGCGAGCACGAGATCAACGAAGTTTTCTTCACCGATGTCCGAGTGCCGGCGGCCAATCTCGTGGGTGAGGAGAACAAGGGCTGGACGGTCGCGAAATATCTGCTCACGTATGAGCGCACGAACATCGCGGGCGTCGGATTTTCGGTCGCGACGCTGGCGCGTTTGCGCCGGGCGGCGACAAAGGTCACGCGCAACGGCCGTCCGCTTGCCGACGATCCGCTTTTTTCGGCGCGCCTCGCCCGCGTCGAAATCGACCTGGAAAACATGAAGACGACGAACTTGCGCGTGATCGCCGCGGTGGCGGGCGGCGGCGTGCCGGGTGCGGAAAGGTCGATGCTCAAGATTCGCGGCACCGAGATTCGCCAGGAGCTCTCGTCGCTGATGCGCCGCGCGATGGGACCGCACGCGCAGCCGTTCATCGAGGAAGCGCTGCACGAGGGCTATGACGAGGCGAGCGTCGGCCCCAAGGAAGCCGCGAGCGCCGCCGCGCTCTACTTCAACAACCGCAAGCTGTCGATCTTCGGCGGCTCCAACGAAATCCAGAAGAACATCATCTCGAAGATGATCCTGGGGCGCTGA
- a CDS encoding C45 family peptidase, whose amino-acid sequence MSKRGWALHRIAGEPYEIGSQLGVLARPVFDAYMRQSAAWRDVQKWRGHAFVQHLREAARAHLPDQLAELDGMAAGLGWLADDIFLWNCRGELIHNAPDGCTTFAASRSGETLIAHNEDGDPFLPGKVSIVDVQPKGKPGFISFYYPGSLPGHTFAANRAGLVQTINNLRIRQPVAGVPRMILARAVLDARTLDAAAHMLRDTPRASGFHHTLGAAGDSRVLSIEATAMRCSIAQIARASGHANHMVHPGCNGEAQIVTDSSRDRQARVATLLEQRGTDIDGDALVDMLRDKAPTGLPIYREDPNDPDGENTLATALFRIRAEGVALRVHAQRAVVFETFIARTAA is encoded by the coding sequence GTGTCGAAGCGGGGTTGGGCGTTGCATCGGATAGCCGGCGAGCCGTATGAAATCGGCAGTCAGCTCGGCGTGCTGGCACGGCCAGTATTCGATGCGTATATGCGACAGAGCGCGGCCTGGCGCGACGTGCAGAAGTGGCGCGGCCATGCCTTCGTACAGCATCTGCGCGAGGCGGCGCGCGCGCACTTGCCCGACCAGCTGGCCGAGCTCGACGGCATGGCCGCGGGTCTGGGCTGGCTCGCGGACGACATTTTCCTTTGGAACTGCCGCGGCGAACTGATTCACAATGCGCCAGACGGTTGCACGACCTTCGCGGCGTCCCGCAGCGGTGAGACCCTGATCGCGCACAACGAAGACGGCGATCCTTTCCTGCCCGGCAAGGTTTCGATCGTCGACGTACAGCCGAAGGGCAAGCCGGGCTTCATCAGTTTCTATTACCCCGGTTCGCTGCCCGGTCATACGTTCGCGGCGAACCGCGCGGGCCTCGTGCAGACCATCAACAATCTGCGCATCCGTCAGCCCGTGGCAGGCGTGCCGCGCATGATTCTGGCGCGCGCGGTGCTTGACGCACGGACGCTCGACGCAGCCGCGCACATGCTGCGCGACACGCCGCGGGCGAGCGGCTTTCACCACACACTCGGCGCAGCCGGCGACAGCCGTGTGCTGAGCATCGAGGCCACGGCGATGCGCTGTTCGATCGCTCAGATCGCACGCGCGTCGGGGCACGCGAATCACATGGTTCATCCTGGTTGCAACGGCGAAGCGCAGATCGTCACGGATTCGTCGCGCGATCGTCAGGCACGTGTCGCGACATTGCTGGAGCAGCGCGGCACGGATATCGACGGCGACGCGCTCGTCGACATGCTGCGCGACAAGGCGCCGACTGGCTTGCCCATCTATCGCGAAGACCCGAACGATCCCGATGGCGAAAACACGCTCGCGACAGCGCTGTTCCGCATTCGCGCCGAAGGTGTCGCCTTGCGGGTGCACGCGCAACGCGCCGTCGTATTCGAAACCTTTATCGCACGCACGGCGGCCTGA
- a CDS encoding acetyl-CoA C-acyltransferase: protein MREAVIVSTARTPMTKAHRGEFNITPGPTLASFAVRAAVERSGINPQLIEDAILGCGYPEGTTGRNVARQTVIRAGLPLSITGTTVNRFCASGLQAIAMAAGRIVVDGAPAMIAGGVESISGIRTREDGVSGLDPWIVEHKPALYMTMIDTADIVARRYGISREAQDSFSVESQRRTADAQRAGRYIDEIVPVTTTMAVTDKETGVATYREVTVAADTCNRPGTTYEALAKLVPVKGPDQFITAGNSSQNSDGASACVMMDARAAERASVSPLGAFRGLAVAGCEPDEMGIGPVLAVPKLLARHGLTIDDIGLWELNEAFASQAVYCQRRLEIPTERLNVNGGAISIGHPFGMTGSRLAGHVLIEGRRRGVKYAVVTMCMAGGMGAAGLFEIY, encoded by the coding sequence ATGCGAGAAGCCGTCATCGTTTCCACCGCGCGCACGCCGATGACCAAAGCGCATCGCGGCGAATTCAACATCACACCCGGTCCCACGCTCGCGTCGTTCGCCGTGCGCGCCGCCGTCGAACGCTCGGGCATCAACCCGCAACTGATCGAGGACGCGATCCTCGGTTGCGGCTATCCGGAAGGCACTACCGGGCGCAACGTCGCGCGCCAGACCGTGATCCGTGCGGGCTTGCCGCTGTCGATCACGGGTACCACAGTCAACCGTTTCTGCGCTTCGGGCCTTCAGGCCATCGCGATGGCTGCGGGTCGCATCGTTGTCGACGGTGCGCCTGCGATGATCGCCGGAGGCGTCGAAAGCATCTCGGGCATCCGCACGCGCGAAGACGGCGTGAGCGGGCTCGACCCGTGGATCGTCGAGCACAAGCCGGCGCTCTACATGACGATGATCGACACCGCCGACATCGTCGCCAGGCGCTACGGCATCAGCCGCGAGGCGCAGGACAGTTTCTCGGTGGAAAGCCAGCGGCGGACCGCGGACGCGCAGCGCGCCGGCCGCTACATCGACGAGATCGTGCCGGTCACGACGACGATGGCAGTCACCGACAAGGAAACGGGCGTCGCGACATACCGCGAGGTAACGGTCGCTGCCGACACCTGCAATCGTCCCGGCACGACGTACGAAGCACTCGCGAAACTTGTTCCAGTGAAGGGACCCGATCAGTTCATCACGGCGGGCAACTCATCGCAGAACTCAGATGGCGCGTCCGCCTGCGTGATGATGGACGCGAGAGCCGCCGAGCGGGCCAGCGTTTCTCCCCTTGGTGCGTTTCGCGGCCTCGCGGTCGCGGGCTGCGAGCCCGATGAAATGGGCATTGGTCCGGTGCTGGCCGTGCCCAAGCTGCTCGCGCGTCATGGACTCACGATCGACGACATTGGCCTGTGGGAACTCAACGAGGCGTTCGCATCGCAGGCGGTCTATTGCCAGCGGCGTCTGGAGATTCCGACTGAACGGCTCAACGTGAACGGTGGCGCCATTTCTATCGGGCATCCATTCGGCATGACAGGCTCAAGGCTCGCGGGACATGTCCTGATCGAAGGACGGCGGCGAGGCGTGAAGTACGCCGTCGTCACGATGTGCATGGCCGGCGGCATGGGCGCCGCCGGGCTCTTCGAAATCTATTGA
- a CDS encoding MurR/RpiR family transcriptional regulator: MPDNFDQLAALIRGRFPELSPQFQMGAAFLLDHPDEVAVSSMRKVAERAQVQPASLVRLSQQLGFPGWNELRDLFVARVRTRPEPLTSRARSLVKGHAKDALAHDLLVAHQHNLEVTAAHNARVTVEAARLLRRAPHVHVAGFRSCYPVAFGFVYGCRLFRSTVSLLTGEAGTLEMQLRGIERDSATIVVSFAPYSVEAARVAEAALEKGSKLIAITDSAVSPIALNADKVLIFSHESPSFFPSLVAATAIAESLVAHLLALEGTDAIRQLELAEQSLHAKGAYVP, encoded by the coding sequence ATGCCCGACAACTTCGACCAGCTCGCCGCCCTGATTCGCGGACGCTTTCCGGAACTCAGTCCGCAATTCCAGATGGGCGCGGCGTTTCTGCTCGATCATCCCGATGAGGTGGCCGTTTCGTCGATGCGCAAGGTTGCCGAGCGCGCGCAGGTGCAACCCGCGTCGCTCGTGCGGCTGTCGCAGCAGTTGGGCTTCCCGGGCTGGAACGAATTGCGCGATCTATTCGTCGCGCGCGTGCGCACGCGTCCCGAGCCTTTGACCAGCCGCGCCCGCTCGCTCGTCAAAGGCCACGCGAAAGATGCGCTCGCGCACGATCTGCTCGTTGCGCATCAGCACAATCTCGAGGTGACGGCCGCGCACAACGCGCGTGTCACCGTCGAAGCGGCCCGGCTGCTGCGGCGCGCACCGCACGTGCATGTCGCGGGCTTCCGCTCGTGCTATCCCGTCGCGTTCGGGTTCGTCTATGGCTGCCGGCTGTTTCGCTCGACCGTCTCGCTGCTGACGGGCGAAGCGGGCACGCTTGAAATGCAGTTGCGCGGCATCGAGCGCGACAGTGCAACCATCGTCGTGAGTTTCGCGCCTTATTCCGTCGAGGCGGCGCGCGTCGCCGAAGCGGCGCTCGAAAAGGGCAGCAAGTTGATCGCCATCACCGACAGCGCCGTGTCGCCCATCGCGCTGAACGCCGACAAGGTGCTGATCTTTTCACACGAAAGCCCGTCGTTCTTCCCGTCGCTGGTGGCGGCGACGGCCATTGCCGAATCGCTCGTCGCGCATCTGCTCGCGCTCGAAGGCACGGACGCCATTCGGCAACTCGAACTTGCCGAACAGTCGTTGCACGCGAAGGGCGCCTACGTGCCCTGA
- a CDS encoding LysR family transcriptional regulator — protein MDLNLIGLFVEIVESNSLSAAARKLGMTRANISQRLKLLERETGAQLLRRSTRSFELTQAGHTLYDCGQRMLEDLSTARASIDSLGQTLTGRVRISVPTGFGRMFIGAKLLEFAHMHPGITLNVTFNNRIEDLIEAEVDVALRITRTPPLDCVARNICAIDWQLYASAGYVEKHGPIDCPADLERQSLVASPHPDRRITMTLTHRHDEAEVHAITLQPALQSSDYPFLTEAVCDGIGIGLLPAYVAYAPTSPRLLRILPQYRVAGPQNVLYIVTLPNRYPSPATQALIDYLRAEIVSLAQTWA, from the coding sequence ATGGACCTTAACCTCATCGGCCTGTTCGTCGAGATCGTCGAATCGAACAGCCTCAGCGCCGCAGCGCGCAAGCTGGGCATGACGCGTGCGAACATCAGTCAGCGGCTAAAGTTGCTGGAACGTGAAACGGGCGCCCAACTACTGCGTCGCTCGACACGAAGCTTCGAACTCACGCAAGCCGGTCACACGCTGTACGACTGCGGACAGCGCATGCTGGAAGACCTGAGCACGGCTCGGGCATCGATCGACAGCCTCGGGCAGACCTTGACCGGCCGTGTTCGCATCAGCGTGCCGACTGGCTTCGGCAGGATGTTCATCGGAGCGAAACTCCTCGAATTCGCGCACATGCATCCGGGTATCACGCTCAATGTCACGTTCAATAACCGGATCGAAGATCTCATCGAGGCGGAAGTCGACGTCGCGCTGAGAATCACTCGCACGCCTCCGCTGGATTGTGTGGCACGCAATATCTGCGCAATCGACTGGCAACTGTATGCGTCCGCCGGCTACGTGGAAAAACACGGCCCGATCGATTGCCCGGCGGACCTCGAAAGACAATCGCTGGTGGCATCGCCGCATCCTGACCGGCGCATCACGATGACGCTCACGCATCGACACGACGAGGCCGAGGTCCACGCCATCACGTTGCAACCCGCGCTGCAGTCTTCGGACTATCCGTTTCTTACCGAGGCGGTATGTGACGGCATAGGAATTGGGCTTCTTCCTGCTTATGTGGCATATGCGCCCACGAGCCCTCGACTGCTGCGCATCCTGCCGCAATATCGTGTCGCGGGACCACAGAACGTGTTGTATATCGTGACACTGCCCAATCGCTATCCGTCGCCGGCGACGCAAGCGCTCATCGACTATCTGCGCGCTGAGATTGTCTCGCTTGCGCAAACCTGGGCATGA
- a CDS encoding YncE family protein translates to MKRQIFTVVLSAAGLAAAQLAGAGQAPGSLSDPDIPVSHHDRVYAAEQFSNTVSVIDPADNRLLGLIRLGDPSPGNFSPLYKGQLLVHGMGYSPDHRTIAVVSIGSNSVSFIDTQTNAVKHVTYVGRSPHEAFFTPDGKEVWVTVRGENYVAVLDGGTYEEKTRITVPAGPGMQIFSPDGKYGYVCSSFNPETEVVSVADHKIVDAVRQASPFCPDLVATPDGKQVWFTLKDVGKVQVFDATPPFALLRTLDTGPITNHVNIVHNAKGTFAYVTVGGLNVVKVFRTDDFSQIATIPVGNLPHGLWPSGDGSRIYVGLENADAMIAIDTLTNTVIATVPIGQAPQAVTYVPNAVPKGDGTQNLQPLGLAGQSAHIALVPVGLGKPGDAANAPTTVALFDQGLVQVLQAAVTGLQPKQAYVLGLADNPDGTGNVQVLATFMSNPAGSAIVNALGQIRELVTPGASTAGDKRRYLVVAPQVSGKPAAPVQVQSL, encoded by the coding sequence ATGAAACGCCAAATTTTCACCGTTGTGTTGTCCGCCGCCGGGTTGGCCGCAGCGCAGCTCGCCGGGGCCGGGCAGGCCCCCGGATCGTTGTCCGATCCGGATATTCCGGTAAGCCACCACGACCGCGTTTACGCGGCAGAACAGTTTTCGAATACGGTGTCGGTGATCGATCCGGCCGACAACAGGCTGCTCGGCCTGATTCGCCTCGGCGACCCGTCGCCGGGCAATTTCAGTCCGTTGTACAAAGGCCAATTGCTTGTGCACGGCATGGGTTACTCACCGGACCATCGCACGATTGCGGTTGTCTCCATCGGATCGAACTCAGTTTCATTCATCGACACGCAGACGAACGCCGTCAAGCACGTCACCTATGTTGGCCGCTCGCCTCACGAGGCTTTCTTCACTCCCGATGGAAAAGAAGTCTGGGTGACCGTACGAGGTGAAAACTACGTCGCGGTACTCGACGGGGGGACGTATGAGGAGAAAACACGCATTACCGTTCCGGCTGGCCCCGGCATGCAGATCTTCTCGCCGGACGGAAAATATGGTTATGTCTGCTCGTCCTTCAACCCGGAGACTGAGGTGGTTTCCGTGGCCGACCACAAGATCGTCGACGCGGTCAGGCAGGCCAGCCCCTTCTGTCCGGACCTCGTCGCGACGCCAGACGGCAAGCAGGTCTGGTTCACACTCAAGGACGTCGGCAAGGTCCAGGTGTTCGATGCAACGCCGCCATTCGCGCTGCTCAGGACGCTCGACACGGGCCCGATCACGAATCACGTGAACATCGTTCATAACGCCAAGGGCACGTTCGCGTACGTTACGGTCGGAGGCCTGAACGTTGTCAAGGTGTTTCGAACCGACGATTTTTCGCAGATCGCGACGATTCCTGTCGGCAACTTACCGCATGGGCTCTGGCCATCAGGTGACGGTAGCCGCATCTATGTCGGTCTCGAGAACGCCGATGCGATGATTGCTATCGACACACTGACCAACACGGTCATCGCAACTGTCCCCATTGGCCAGGCGCCGCAGGCTGTTACCTATGTGCCGAATGCGGTGCCGAAAGGTGATGGTACGCAGAACCTGCAGCCGCTCGGCCTGGCGGGTCAGAGTGCCCACATTGCACTGGTGCCGGTGGGATTGGGCAAGCCGGGGGACGCCGCAAATGCACCTACAACTGTCGCGTTGTTCGACCAGGGGCTCGTGCAGGTTCTCCAGGCCGCTGTCACCGGCCTGCAACCGAAGCAGGCCTATGTGCTGGGCCTGGCCGATAATCCTGATGGCACCGGTAACGTACAAGTGCTTGCGACCTTCATGTCAAATCCGGCCGGCTCGGCGATCGTCAATGCGCTCGGCCAGATTCGCGAACTGGTCACGCCAGGAGCGAGCACTGCCGGTGACAAGCGCCGCTACCTCGTGGTCGCGCCACAAGTGTCGGGCAAGCCGGCGGCTCCAGTTCAGGTGCAGTCGCTATAA
- a CDS encoding CaiB/BaiF CoA-transferase family protein — protein MSNLNSSLPLAGVRVLDLSRVLAGPWCGMVLGDLGAEVIKVEHPKRGDDTRDWGLRVGATETTYFNSVNRNKRSVCLDLQTAEGQQIARELAQQSDVVIQNFKFGGAEKLGLGYERLKEGREDLIYCSISGYDRRGPEAARPGYDVVLQGEAGLMALNGERDQPPLKFGVAAVDLFTGMYSAQAVLAALFERRKTGKGRHIEMALFDCGLMITSYYGLESMIMGEDPPRYGNAHPSIVPYGVFDAADGPLVIAVGTNRQYERFCREVIERPDLVDEDRFRTNIVRAANREVLVPELKREIAKRKREVLLERLTRAGIPCGEALGLHEALTSQRAAEAGLVTTYAHPEAGSTHVLAPPYRFDGARLPVRSTPPQLGEATNEVLHSLLGLSHERLSQLKAEGVV, from the coding sequence ATGTCGAACCTGAATTCCTCTTTGCCGCTCGCCGGCGTTCGTGTTCTCGATCTATCACGCGTGCTTGCCGGACCTTGGTGCGGCATGGTGCTCGGCGATCTCGGCGCGGAAGTCATCAAGGTCGAGCACCCAAAGCGCGGTGACGACACACGCGATTGGGGTTTGCGCGTCGGCGCCACCGAAACGACCTATTTCAACAGTGTGAACCGCAACAAGCGTTCGGTGTGCCTCGACCTGCAAACCGCCGAGGGGCAACAAATTGCACGCGAGCTGGCGCAGCAGAGCGATGTCGTGATTCAGAACTTCAAGTTCGGCGGCGCGGAAAAGCTCGGCCTCGGCTATGAGCGGCTCAAGGAAGGGCGCGAGGATCTCATCTACTGTTCGATCTCCGGCTACGACCGCCGCGGACCGGAAGCGGCACGTCCCGGCTACGATGTCGTGCTGCAGGGCGAGGCGGGGCTGATGGCGCTCAACGGCGAACGCGATCAGCCGCCGCTCAAATTCGGCGTGGCTGCCGTCGACCTGTTCACTGGGATGTACTCCGCGCAGGCAGTGCTCGCTGCACTCTTCGAACGTCGGAAGACCGGCAAGGGACGCCACATCGAGATGGCGCTCTTCGATTGCGGCTTGATGATCACCTCGTACTACGGGCTGGAGTCGATGATCATGGGCGAGGACCCGCCGCGCTACGGCAATGCGCATCCTTCGATCGTGCCCTACGGCGTTTTCGACGCCGCGGACGGACCGCTCGTCATCGCGGTCGGCACCAACCGCCAGTACGAGCGCTTCTGTCGCGAAGTGATCGAACGCCCCGATCTGGTCGACGAGGACCGGTTCCGCACGAACATCGTGCGGGCCGCCAACCGCGAGGTACTCGTGCCCGAACTCAAGCGCGAGATTGCCAAAAGAAAACGCGAGGTCCTGCTGGAGCGTCTGACCCGGGCCGGCATTCCCTGTGGAGAGGCGCTAGGCCTTCATGAGGCGCTCACTTCGCAGCGCGCGGCAGAGGCCGGGCTCGTGACGACTTACGCGCATCCCGAGGCCGGCAGCACGCACGTGCTCGCTCCGCCTTACCGCTTCGACGGCGCACGCTTGCCTGTACGCAGCACCCCGCCACAACTCGGGGAAGCCACGAACGAGGTTCTCCACTCACTGCTCGGGTTGTCCCACGAACGACTTTCACAACTGAAGGCCGAAGGCGTCGTCTGA
- a CDS encoding DUF305 domain-containing protein: protein MRTPVPRTTRTVLSVIFALTISALCDSPAFAAGLKTAASDEAPFLAENDTAMTRMMDGMSVKPTGDVDRDFVAMMVPHHQGAIDMAQAELRHGHNEQLRRIAQEIVVEQQQEITAMRVALGQLLPPSAPAPDQQKPASIPTAHAHPTPTTVCQ from the coding sequence GTGCGAACTCCAGTTCCGCGTACCACGCGCACCGTCCTGAGCGTCATCTTTGCCCTTACGATCTCGGCGCTTTGCGACTCGCCTGCCTTTGCTGCAGGTTTGAAAACCGCTGCTTCCGACGAAGCGCCCTTCCTGGCGGAGAACGATACCGCTATGACAAGGATGATGGACGGCATGTCCGTAAAGCCGACTGGCGACGTCGATCGCGATTTCGTCGCAATGATGGTGCCTCACCATCAAGGCGCCATCGACATGGCACAGGCTGAACTGCGCCATGGACACAACGAACAATTACGCCGCATCGCACAAGAGATCGTCGTCGAGCAACAGCAAGAAATTACTGCCATGCGCGTCGCGCTCGGGCAACTATTGCCGCCGTCGGCGCCCGCTCCGGACCAGCAAAAGCCCGCTTCTATCCCGACCGCACACGCCCACCCGACGCCCACGACGGTATGCCAGTGA
- a CDS encoding IS110 family transposase codes for MQDRIAQINQIQGLLTEYGVVIAQTPLKVRTQLAAIIDDEHNEMTGLTRTMMRDMYERLALLDRQIARYDELIQQVHRALPASLRLENIRGVGPMIATAVIAAAGSTSWFSNGRQFAAWLGLTPRQHSSGGKERLFGITNRGNGYLRMLLVHGARSVVQQAVKHTDKRSRWIHEVQARRGTNVAVVAFANKIARTIWVLLARGQACRLSPAGVPKS; via the coding sequence ATGCAGGACCGCATCGCGCAGATCAATCAGATTCAAGGACTGCTGACTGAATACGGTGTGGTCATTGCGCAAACGCCCCTGAAAGTGCGGACACAGCTCGCCGCGATTATCGATGACGAGCACAATGAGATGACAGGACTGACCCGAACAATGATGCGCGACATGTACGAGCGACTTGCACTGCTCGACAGGCAGATCGCGCGGTATGACGAGCTGATCCAGCAAGTGCACAGGGCATTGCCCGCAAGCCTGCGTTTGGAGAACATCCGGGGTGTCGGACCGATGATCGCAACCGCCGTCATCGCTGCGGCCGGAAGCACCTCCTGGTTTTCAAATGGGCGGCAGTTTGCGGCGTGGCTGGGCCTGACGCCACGTCAACACTCCTCAGGCGGAAAAGAACGCCTGTTCGGCATTACGAACCGCGGTAACGGGTATCTGCGAATGCTGCTGGTACACGGCGCGAGGTCGGTTGTTCAGCAAGCCGTAAAGCATACAGACAAACGTTCCCGATGGATACACGAGGTTCAGGCGCGACGCGGGACAAACGTCGCCGTCGTAGCATTCGCGAACAAGATAGCCAGAACGATCTGGGTATTGCTCGCACGCGGTCAGGCCTGCCGATTGTCGCCGGCGGGCGTGCCGAAGAGCTAG
- a CDS encoding oxepin-CoA hydrolase, alternative type: protein MNGPILAHRDGAVQVLSFNNPAARNALTPEVYKALPAALDEAQRDAGVAAIVLTGVGGPFCAGGDLNRLAQRRAMTPPERRAGIEGLHDMIRAIRDCSKPVIAAVEGAAAGAGLSIALACDMLLTAPNASFSVAYVKVGLSPDGGVTALLSGFVSRQLLTEFCLTGRPVTGERMHALGVVNRLVERGNVLSEAIAMAQSLASGPERAIARIKILCRHAGENTLEAQLDLEARYMTESLGDDEAAEGISAFFEKRPPDFSTLRRTPTVHSQ from the coding sequence ATGAATGGACCCATCCTTGCGCACCGCGACGGCGCGGTTCAGGTGCTGTCCTTCAACAACCCGGCCGCGCGCAATGCGCTTACGCCCGAGGTGTATAAGGCTCTTCCGGCCGCGCTCGACGAGGCGCAGCGCGATGCCGGCGTTGCCGCGATCGTGCTGACGGGCGTGGGCGGACCCTTCTGCGCAGGCGGCGATCTGAACCGGCTCGCGCAACGGCGCGCCATGACACCGCCCGAGCGGCGCGCGGGCATCGAAGGTCTGCATGACATGATTCGCGCGATCCGCGACTGCAGCAAGCCCGTGATCGCGGCAGTCGAAGGAGCGGCGGCAGGCGCGGGCTTGTCGATCGCACTGGCGTGCGACATGCTGCTCACCGCTCCCAATGCGTCATTCTCTGTGGCGTACGTAAAGGTCGGCCTTTCGCCCGATGGTGGCGTTACCGCGTTGCTGTCCGGGTTTGTTTCCCGGCAGTTGTTGACCGAATTCTGTCTGACGGGCAGACCGGTCACGGGCGAACGCATGCACGCGCTCGGCGTCGTAAATCGCCTCGTCGAGCGAGGCAACGTACTCTCGGAAGCAATCGCCATGGCACAGTCGCTCGCGAGCGGGCCAGAGCGCGCGATCGCCCGGATCAAGATCTTATGCCGTCACGCCGGTGAGAACACCCTCGAAGCCCAACTGGACCTTGAAGCCCGGTACATGACTGAGTCGCTCGGTGACGACGAGGCGGCGGAAGGCATTAGCGCCTTCTTCGAGAAACGCCCCCCCGATTTCTCCACCTTGCGTCGCACGCCGACCGTGCATTCGCAGTAG